A genomic stretch from Setaria italica strain Yugu1 chromosome VII, Setaria_italica_v2.0, whole genome shotgun sequence includes:
- the LOC101774557 gene encoding probable helicase MAGATAMA 3 has protein sequence MLIKGRRTLACAPTNTAVLEIAVRIAKLVAESSDGGVFLNDIVLFGNKKKMKIDDDYYLSKVYVNSRAERLLPCFLPSKGWRHCVCGLLKKSENMIPLELLIIDEAAQLKECETLIPLQLPGIRHAVFIGDEYQLPALVKSKISDAANFGRSVFERLSSLGYSKHLLNIQYRMHSEISKFPVGTFYDGKISDGPNVSHKYYNKRFLAGKLFRPYSFINVDGHETCEKHGLSLKNSIEVAAIVLIVRRLFKETVSTGSKLSVGVVPPYNAQVRAIQEKVEKAYSRSDGFLVKVKSVDGFQGAEEDIIIISTVRSNGAGSVGFLSNLQRTNVALTRAK, from the exons ATGCTTATCAAGGGCCGAAGGACACTTGCCTGTGCGCCCACCAATACTGCTGTGTTGGAAATTGCGGTTCGAATTGCCAAGCTAGTTGCAGAATCTTCAGATGGTGGTGTCTTCCTGAATGACATTGTTCTGTTTGGAAacaaaaagaagatgaagatagaTGATGACTATTATCTTTCAAAGGTGTATGTTAACTCTCGTGCTGAGCGGTTGTTGCCatgctttttgccaagcaaAGGCTGGAGGCACT GTGTATGTGGGCTGCTTAAGAAATCTGAAAATATGATTCCTCTGGAGCTGCTGATCATTGACGAGGCTGCACAGCTGAAAGAGTGTGAAACGTTAATTCCTTTGCAGCTGCCTGGCATTAGGCATGCTGTTTTCATAGGCGATGAGTATCAGTTACCTGCACTTGTGAAGAGCAAA ATATCTGATGCTGCTAATTTTGGACGAAGTGTTTTTGAGAGGTTAAGTTCCCTAGGCTATAGTAAGCACCTTCTCAATATCCAGTACAGGATGCATTCAGAAATAAGCAAGTTTCCAGTTGGTACATTTTATGATGGCAAGATTTCTGATGGCCCCAATGTCAGTCATAAATACTACAACAAGAGGTTTTTAGCAGGAAAATTGTTTAGGCCATATTCATTTATAAATGTTGATGGCCATGAAACGTGTGAAAAGCACGGCCTGAGCCTGAAAAACTCAATAGAAGTTGCTGCTATTGTGCTGATAGTGCGGAGATTGTTCAAAG AGACAGTTTCTACAGGAAGCAAGCTCTCTGTTGGCGTTGTGCCCCCATACAATGCTCAAGTTAGAGCTATCCAGGAAAAAGTTGAGAAAGCTTACAGTAGGAGTGATGGTTTCTTGGTGAAAGTAAAATCCGTAGATGGTTTCCAAGGTGCGGAGGAAGATATCATTATCATATCAACAGTCAGGAGCAATGGAGCTGGTTCTGTTGGGTTCCTCTCAAACTTACAAAGGACAAATGTGGCTCTGACAAGGGCCAAGTAA
- the LOC101766720 gene encoding uncharacterized protein LOC101766720 — translation MIGRGGGRGMQRKDAGEEWPNLVDVVLSWSLKDVMNEGLFKDKVKKIPSTFSHLKSYLEWFTSPLLEELRAEMSSSLESLSTMPSVRISWIEEKKGKYEICVASDSQAAKSCNQPECYAPSVGDIMILSDVKPGHISDITRNGRPYRVAFVTEGGDEDDDSPTSKYVIISSGIIDAANEKCQDGKIKPLFAAYLLNIVTYIRIWRCLDYEVFRRNRGLIQEMVHYPPVPDIRQERTEDAASFDSMDIWTKLSTMDLNNSQNDAVLNCISKIHRNSSSFSLIWGPPGTGKTKTISVLLWLMREMKHGTLACAPTNLAIKQVASRFLRLIKERSFDTSCLGDVLLIGNKQRMCVDGDLKEIYLHDRVRKLLGCFAPMTGWRHLLSSLSDLFQNGYSQYLQYLQDQKEGDKPSFFSYIRKRFTIIYTYLRRCFKELLFHVPKSSILEVNYNNILSILEMLGDFNSMFQRRYIGDEVKEVFMYNNGEPDSRNSSVITLGKARLKCLEQLNTLLSCLKLPLTSSKRVIRDFCTENASIIFCTVSSSSKVITNKKLELLVIDEAAQLKECETLIPLRLRTLKHAVLIGDECQLPATVKSKVCTDALFGRSLFERLSSLGHRKHLLNVQYRMHPSISIFPNTSFYDGKISDAPIVMQNGHQKMYLPGSMFGPYSFVNIGDGTEEFDELGHSRRNLVEVVVIEEILCSLQRACSKTKKKVTVGVICPYTAQVVAIQEKLGKMKFDPVQVKINSVDGFQGGEEDIIILSAVRSNSDGLVGFLSNRQRTNVSLTRARYCLWIIGNATTLSSSGSIWADLVRNAKDRRCFFDGSCNKAISRVIAKQKSDLTRVNVKKNRHLTSSRNCGVWVEVPSPSELNKQGSSSTSVSPYAASSSSDIVAVSEVQRPRDEPEDVDYIAALPVVPDKEEDAKDIITAIPVIPNKEDNVEDIAMPIIPAVLSRLANLCTRLLRS, via the exons ATGATCGGACGGGGCGGTGGTCGCGGCATGCAGAGGAAGGACGCGGGGGAGGAGTGGCCGAACCTCGTGGACGTGGTTCTGTCCTGGAGCCTCAAGGATGTCATGAACGAGGGTCTCTTCAAGGACAAG GTGAAGAAGATACCGTCCACATTCAGTCACCTCAAGAGCTACTTGGAGTGGTTCACCTCTCCATTGCTGGAGGAGTTGAGAGCTGAGATGTCATCAAGCTTGGAATCCCTATCAACCATGCCTTCTGTCAGGATATCATGgattgaagaaaagaaaggcaaaTACGAGATTTGTGTTGCTTCTGACTCCCAGGCTGCTAAATCATGTAATCAGCCTGAATGTTATGCTCCCAGTGTTGGTGATATCATGATCTTGTCTGATGTGAAGCCGGGGCATATTTCTGATATTACTCGCAACGGGAGGCCATACCGTGTTGCCTTTGTCACAGAAGGAGGGGATGAAGATGACGATTCACCAACATCTAAGTATGTGATCATATCATCGGGCATAATTGATGCTGCCAATGAGAAGTGTCAAGATGGAAAAATCAAGCCACTTTTTGCTGCTTATTTGCTCAACATTGTGACATACATCCGAATATGGCGTTGCCTTGACTATGAAGTATTCAGAAGAAATCGGGGCCTTATTCAGGAGATGGTACATTATCCGCCG GTCCCAGATATTCGTCAGGAAAGAACAGAGGATGCTGCTTCTTTTGACAGCATGGACATATGGACCAAGTTGTCTACAATGGACCTTAACAATTCTCAGAACGATGCTGTACTGAATTGTATTTCCAAAATACATCGCAACAGCAGCAGTTTTAGCCTTATCTGGGGTCCTCCTGGCACAGGAAAGACAAAAACAATCAGTGTGCTACTATGGTTAATGAGAGAAATGAAACATGGTACACTCGCCTGTGCTCCAACTAACCTTGCCATTAAACAAGTCGCTTCACGTTTCTTGAGATTGATCAAAGAGCGTTCTTTTGATACAAGCTGCTTGGGAGATGTTCTATTGATTGGCAATAAACAACGCATGTGTGTTGATGGTGATCTCAAAGAGATATATTTACACGACCGTGTAAGGAAGCTTCTTGGCTGCTTTGCACCAATGACTGGATGGAGACATCTCCTATCTTCCCTGTCTGATCTTTTTCAGAATGGTTATTCCCAATACCTCCAATATCTACAAGACCAAAAGGAAGGTGACAAGCCTTCCTTTTTCTCTTACATCAGAAAAAGATTTACCATTATTTATACATACCTTAGAAGATGTTTCAAAGAATTATTGTTTCATGTCCCGAAATCTAGTATCTTGGAAGTGAACTACAACAATATCCTTTCAATTCTCGAAATGCTTGGAGATTTCAACAGCATGTTTCAGCGGAGGTATATTGGGGATGAAGTTAAGGAAGTTTTCATGTATAATAATGGTGAACCCGATTCCAGAAACTCTAGCGTAATCACTCTTGGCAAAGCGAGGTTAAAATGCCTTGAGCAACTGAACACGCTATTAAGCTGCTTGAAACTTCCTCTAACATCCTCAAAACGTGTCATTCGTGATTTTTGTACCGAAAATGCTTCCATAATTTTCTGTACTGTATCTAGCTCGTCAAAAGTAATAACCAACAAAAAACTTGAGTTGCTTGTCATTGATGAGGCTGCCCAGCTGAAAGAATGTGAAACGCTGATCCCTCTGCGGTTGCGAACCTTAAAGCATGCTGTTCTAATTGGTGATGAGTGCCAATTGCCTGCAACAGTCAAAAGCAAG GTTTGCACAGATGCATTATTTGGAAGAAGTCTTTTTGAAAGGTTAAGTTCACTTGGGCACAGAAAACACCTACTTAACGTGCAATACAGAATGCATCCATCTATTAGTATTTTCCCAAACACCAGCTTTTACGACGGGAAGATCTCAGATGCTCCTATTGTCATGCAAAATGGACACCAGAAGATGTATCTTCCAGGTTCGATGTTTGGTCCTTACTCCTTTGTAAATATTGGAGATGGAACAGAGGAATTCGATGAACTTGGTCATAGCAGAAGAAACTTGGTTGAAGTTGTTGTCATTGAAGAAATATTGTGCAGTCTCCAGAGAG CTTGCTCCAAAACTAAAAAGAAAGTTACAGTTGGTGTCATATGCCCATACACTGCTCAAGTTGTAGCAATTCAAGAAAAACTAGGGAAAATGAAGTTTGACCCAGTACAAGTAAAAATTAATTCTGTTGATGGCTTTCAAGGTGGTGAGGAAGACATAATCATTTTATCAGCTGTGAGGTCCAACTCTGATGGGTTGGTAGGTTTTCTTTCAAACAGACAGCGGACAAATGTGTCTTTGACTCGAGCAAG ATATTGCCTTTGGATCATTGGAAATGCAACAACCTTATCGAGTAGTGGATCTATTTGGGCTGATCTAGTTCGCAATGCGAAAGATCGGCGGTGTTTCTTCGATGGAAGCTGCAACAAGGCTATCTCTCGTGTGATTGCTAAACAAAAGAGTGATCTCACTAGAGTTAATGTGAAAAAGAATAGACACCTCACAAGTTCCAGAAACTGTGGCGTTTGG GTTGAGGTGCCATCTCCAAGTGAGCTGAATAAACAAGGCTCTTCTTCGACAAGTGTTTCACCTTATGCTGCGAGCTCGTCAAGTGACATTGTTGCTGTTTCTGAAGTGCAGCGTCCAAGAGATGAACCAGAGGATGTTGACTATATCGCTGCTCTACCCGTTGTTCCGGATAAAGAAGAGGATGCTAAGGATATCATCACTGCAATACCGGTTATTCCAAATAAAGAAGACAATGTTGAGGATATTGCTATGCCTATAATTCCTGCCGTGCTGTCTCGTCTCGCTAACTTGTGTACGCGTTTGCTGCGATCATAA
- the LOC101775350 gene encoding probable helicase MAGATAMA 3, which produces MCVDGDLKEIYLHDRVRKLLGCFAPLTGWRHCLSSLSDLFENGYSQYLQYLQDQEEDFNSIFQRRCTGDEIKEVFLYRNGESDSRDYSMMKHWKTIVTLGKRIIRDFCIESASIIFCTASSSSKVTNKKVELLVIDESAQLKECETLVPLRLRTFKHAVLIGDECQLPATIKSKVCTDALFGRSLFERLSSLGHEKHLLNMQYRMHPSISIFPNLSFYDGKISDAPSVTEREHEKKYLPGSMFGPYSFVNIEGGREESDELCHSRKNLIEVVVIEEILRNLRKACSKAKRKVSVGVICPYTAQVLAIQEKLGKMKFDPVQVKINSVDGFQGGEEDIIILSTVRSNSDGLVGFLSNRQRTNVSLTRARYCLWILGNATTLLSSGSIWADLVCNAKDRQCFFDASSNKALARVIAKQKSDLNRVEVKNNTPLVQVQSQSGPNEQGSYSMSVSFDAGNPPSNIATVADLQCPGDQKEDADDITACLLDLKLS; this is translated from the exons ATGTGTGTTGATGGTGATCTCAAAGAGATATATTTACATGACCGTGTAAGGAAGCTTCTTGGCTGCTTTGCACCATTGACTGGATGGAGACATTGCTTATCTTCACTTTCTGATCTTTTTGAGAATGGCTACTCCCAGTACCTTCAATATCTACAAGACCAAGAGGAAG ACTTCAACAGCATATTTCAGCGGAGGTGTACTGGGGATGAAATTAAGGAAGTTTTCTTGTACAGAAATGGCGAATCTGATTCCAGAGACTATAGTATGATGAAACATTGGAAGACAATAGTTACTCTTGGCAAA CGTATCATTCGCGATTTCTGTATTGAAAGTGCTTCCATAATTTTCTGTACTGCATCTAGCTCGTCAAAAGTAACTAACAAAAAGGTAGAGTTGCTTGTCATTGATGAGTCTGCGCAATTGAAAGAATGCGAAACACTGGTACCTCTGCGTTTGCGGACCTTCAAGCATGCTGTTCTAATTGGTGATGAGTGCCAATTGCCAGCAACAATCAAAAGCAAG GTTTGCACAGATGCATTATTTGGAAGAAGCCTTTTTGAAAGATTGAGTTCTCTTGGGCACGAAAAGCATCTGCTCAATATGCAATACAGAATGCATCCATCCATCAGTATTTTCCCAAACCTCAGCTTTTATGACGGGAAAATCTCGGATGCTCCTAGTGTCACGGAAAGAGAACATGAAAAGAAGTATCTTCCAGGTTCTATGTTTGGTCCTTACTCTTTTGTAAATAttgaaggagggagggaggaatcCGATGAACTTTGTCATAGCAGAAAAAACTTGATTGAAGTGGTTGTTATTGAGGAAATACTGCGCAATCTCCGGAAAG CTTGCTCTAAAGCTAAAAGGAAAGTTTCGGTTGGTGTCATATGCCCATACACTGCTCAAGTTCTGGCAATTCAAGAAAAACTAGGGAAAATGAAGTTCGACCCTGTACAAGTAAAAATTAATTCTGTTGATGGGTTTCAAGGTGGTGAGGAAGACATAATCATTTTATCTACTGTGAGGTCTAACTCAGATGGGTTGGTAGGTTTTCTTTCAAACAGACAGCGCACAAATGTGTCTTTAACACGAGCAAG ATATTGCCTTTGGATTCTTGGAAATGCAACAACCTTATTAAGCAGTGGTTCTATCTGGGCTGATCTAGTTTGCAATGCGAAGGATCGGCAGTGCTTCTTTGATGCAAGTAGCAACAAGGCTCTCGCGCGCGTGATTGCTAAACAAAAGAGTGATCTCAATAGAGTTGAAGTTAAAAACAACACACCTCTC GTTCAGGTACAATCTCAAAGTGGTCCGAATGAACAAGGCTCTTATTCGATGAGTGTTTCATTTGATGCTGGGAACCCACCGAGCAATATTGCTACCGTTGCTGACTTGCAGTGCCCGGGAGATCAAAAGGAGGATGCAGATGATATCACTGCCTGCTTACTCGACCTCAAACTCAGCTAG